One Silene latifolia isolate original U9 population chromosome 4, ASM4854445v1, whole genome shotgun sequence DNA segment encodes these proteins:
- the LOC141651706 gene encoding uncharacterized protein LOC141651706, with protein MKKKLEEIGGKWAEELPLVLWADRTTPKVTTGQTPFSLVYGAEAFIPSEVRVPTHIYGCITEDRNQVEMASSVDTIDELRTSAQIRMASYRQTVARSYNKNVKVRTLKVGDLVLRKVFQNTKNRQAGKFAYNWEGPYQVESTVGNGAYRLMTMEGQMVPRSWNITHLKKYFI; from the coding sequence ATGAAAAAGAAGCTGGAGGAGATTGGGGGCAAATGGGCAGAAGAGCTACCCCTGgttctctgggctgacagaaccacacccAAGGTCACAACGGGACAAACCCCCTTCAGCCTGGTGTACGGAGCAGAAGCATTCATTCCATCCGAAGTTAGGGTGCCAACccacatatatggatgcataacagAAGATCGGAATCAGGTGGAAATGGCAAGCAGTGTAGACACGATAGATGAACTCAGAACCAGCGCCCAGATAAGGATGGCTTCCTACCGACAGACTGTGGCTAGAAGCTATAACAAAAATGTGAAAGTAAGAACCCTGAAAGTAGGAGATCTGGTCTTGAGGAAAGTCTTCCAGAACACCAAGAACCGGCAAGCAGGAAAATTCGCCTACAACTGGGAGGGGCCATACCAAGTAGAAAGCACAGTTGGAAATGGCGCTTACCGACTCATGACTatggaagggcaaatggttcccagatcctggaatatcACTCACTTGAAAAAGTATTTCATTTAA